In Miscanthus floridulus cultivar M001 chromosome 5, ASM1932011v1, whole genome shotgun sequence, one genomic interval encodes:
- the LOC136454431 gene encoding putative serpin-Z8, which yields MPPTKANGSTQQYSMFFFLPDTRDGLSTMVDMVTSSSAYLYGILAEMKERPVSIKLPKFAITFSWGDLKGDLSRLGLSLPFSPEAADLSGMCKGDDGDQVVTGAARGPTFLSKVALTAVVKMDEVGTKAACVRIAGEN from the coding sequence ATGCCCCCGACGAAGGCCAATGGGAGCACGCAGCAGTACTCCATGTTCTTCTTCCTCCCGGACACGCGTGACGGCCTCTCGACCATGGTGGACATGGTCACCTCGTCGTCAGCGTACCTGTACGGCATATTGGCCGAGATGAAGGAGAGGCCTGTCAGCATCAAGCTGCCCAAGTTCGCAATCACCTTCAGCTGGGGTGACCTCAAGGGCGACCTCAGTCGGCTGGGCCTCTCGCTGCCGTTCTCGCCGGAGGCTGCCGACCTGAGTGGCATGTGCAAGGGGGACGATGGAGACCAAGTAGTCACCGGCGCTGCACGGGGGCCGACGTTCCTGTCCAAGGTTGCGCTCACGGCGGTGGTCAAGATGGACGAGGTGGGAACCAAAGCTGCCTGCGTTCGAATAGCCGGTGAAAACTAG